A single window of Solanum dulcamara chromosome 5, daSolDulc1.2, whole genome shotgun sequence DNA harbors:
- the LOC129889227 gene encoding heat shock factor protein HSF30 isoform X2 yields MEEVVKVKVEEEGISTAVLPMEGLHDVGPPPFLCKTYEMVEDSSTDSVISWSRAKNSFIVWDSHKFSTTLLPRFFKHSNFSSFIRQLNTYGFRKVDPDRWEFANEGFLGGQKHLLKTIKRRRNVGQSMNQQGSGACIEIGYYGLEEELERLKRDKNLLMNEIVKLRQQQQSTRNQIIAMGEKIESTERKQEQMMSFLAKIFSNPTFLQQYLDKHVQRKDKQRIEVGQKRRLTMTPSTENLQDIARGNNQPMNYSNQEREAELASIEMLFSAAMDNESSSNVRSASVATANGTDMEPVPENIWDELLSEDLISGDRAEEVLIVEQPELDAEVEDLVAKTPEWG; encoded by the exons ATGGAAGAAGTAGTGAAAGTGAAGGTCGAAGAAGAGGGCATTTCGACTGCCGTGCTGCCTATGGAAGGGCTGCACGACGTTGGTCCTCCACCATTTCTATGCAAAACTTATGAAATGGTGGAAGACTCTTCAACTGATTCAGTGATTTCTTGGAGCAGAGCAAAGAATAGCTTTATTGTTTGGGATTCTCATAAATTCTCCACCACATTGCTGCCTAGGTTTTTCAAGCACAGTAATTTCTCCAGTTTTATTCGTCAGCTTAACACAtat GGTTTTAGGAAGGTGGATCCTGACAGATGGGAATTTGCAAATGAAGGTTTTTTGGGAGGACAGAAGCATCTTTTGAAGACCATAAAGAGGAGGAGGAATGTTGGGCAAAGCATGAATCAACAAGGATCTGGCGCTTGCATTGAAATAGGTTATTATGGGTTGGAGGAGGAGCTTGAAAGATTAAAGCGAGATAAAAACCTTTTGATGAATGAAATAGTTAAACTTAGGCAGCAACAGCAGAGTACGAGAAATCAGATCATTGCTATGGGAGAAAAAATTGAAAGCACGGAGAGGAAACAAGAGCAGATGATGAGTTTCCTTGCAAAGATATTCAGTAATCCAACTTTTCTCCAGCAGTACTTGGACAAACATGTTCAGAGAAAAGATAAACAACGTATTGAAGTTGGACAAAAGAGGAGACTGACAATGACCCCTAGTACCGAGAACCTTCAAGACATAGCCAGAGGAAATAATCAGCCTATGAATTACTCAAACCAAGAGCGTGAAGCTGAGCTTGCAAGTATTGAAATGTTATTCTCTGCTGCAATGGACAATGAATCAAGCAGCAATGTCAGGTCGGCTTCTGTTGCGACAGCAAATGGAACAGATATGGAACCAGTGCCTGAGAATATTTGGGACGAGTTGCTCAGTGAAGATCTTATATCTGGGGATCGAGCAGAGGAAGTACTGATTGTTGAACAACCTGAACTAGACGCGGAAGTTGAAGATCTTGTTGCAAAAACTCCTGAATGGG GTTAA
- the LOC129889227 gene encoding heat shock factor protein HSF30 isoform X1 yields MEEVVKVKVEEEGISTAVLPMEGLHDVGPPPFLCKTYEMVEDSSTDSVISWSRAKNSFIVWDSHKFSTTLLPRFFKHSNFSSFIRQLNTYGFRKVDPDRWEFANEGFLGGQKHLLKTIKRRRNVGQSMNQQGSGACIEIGYYGLEEELERLKRDKNLLMNEIVKLRQQQQSTRNQIIAMGEKIESTERKQEQMMSFLAKIFSNPTFLQQYLDKHVQRKDKQRIEVGQKRRLTMTPSTENLQDIARGNNQPMNYSNQEREAELASIEMLFSAAMDNESSSNVRSASVATANGTDMEPVPENIWDELLSEDLISGDRAEEVLIVEQPELDAEVEDLVAKTPEWGEELEDLVDQLGFV; encoded by the exons ATGGAAGAAGTAGTGAAAGTGAAGGTCGAAGAAGAGGGCATTTCGACTGCCGTGCTGCCTATGGAAGGGCTGCACGACGTTGGTCCTCCACCATTTCTATGCAAAACTTATGAAATGGTGGAAGACTCTTCAACTGATTCAGTGATTTCTTGGAGCAGAGCAAAGAATAGCTTTATTGTTTGGGATTCTCATAAATTCTCCACCACATTGCTGCCTAGGTTTTTCAAGCACAGTAATTTCTCCAGTTTTATTCGTCAGCTTAACACAtat GGTTTTAGGAAGGTGGATCCTGACAGATGGGAATTTGCAAATGAAGGTTTTTTGGGAGGACAGAAGCATCTTTTGAAGACCATAAAGAGGAGGAGGAATGTTGGGCAAAGCATGAATCAACAAGGATCTGGCGCTTGCATTGAAATAGGTTATTATGGGTTGGAGGAGGAGCTTGAAAGATTAAAGCGAGATAAAAACCTTTTGATGAATGAAATAGTTAAACTTAGGCAGCAACAGCAGAGTACGAGAAATCAGATCATTGCTATGGGAGAAAAAATTGAAAGCACGGAGAGGAAACAAGAGCAGATGATGAGTTTCCTTGCAAAGATATTCAGTAATCCAACTTTTCTCCAGCAGTACTTGGACAAACATGTTCAGAGAAAAGATAAACAACGTATTGAAGTTGGACAAAAGAGGAGACTGACAATGACCCCTAGTACCGAGAACCTTCAAGACATAGCCAGAGGAAATAATCAGCCTATGAATTACTCAAACCAAGAGCGTGAAGCTGAGCTTGCAAGTATTGAAATGTTATTCTCTGCTGCAATGGACAATGAATCAAGCAGCAATGTCAGGTCGGCTTCTGTTGCGACAGCAAATGGAACAGATATGGAACCAGTGCCTGAGAATATTTGGGACGAGTTGCTCAGTGAAGATCTTATATCTGGGGATCGAGCAGAGGAAGTACTGATTGTTGAACAACCTGAACTAGACGCGGAAGTTGAAGATCTTGTTGCAAAAACTCCTGAATGGGGTGAGGAATTAGAAGACCTTGTAGATCAACTTGGTTTCGTTTAG
- the LOC129890611 gene encoding uncharacterized protein LOC129890611, with protein MDGKSERTIQVPEDMLWVCVVYFSARWDPYLPLVEFAYKNNYHSNIQMASFETLYGRRYRSPIGSFNSVVVDSLDSDLLRDAIEQVRLIQGRLLIAQSLQKSYADRQVRPLVFMVGNQVISLDSVEMSPVLNYEEEPVAILYRHVRKLRTKEITLMKVLWLHRLMREATGEIELDMRAHCPHLFKTPGGTLHVRSARSRGHNEVTLAMLSRSRWVLPRS; from the exons ATGGATGGAAAATCtgagaggactattcaggtgcCTGAGGATATGCTATGGGTATGTGTAGTTTATTTTAGTGCTCGGTGGGATCCATACTTGCCTTTGGTGGAGTTCGCTTACAAAAACAATTATCATTCCAACATCCAGATGGCTTCTTTTGAGACATTGTATGGACGGAGATATAGGTCGCCCATTGGATCATTTAATTCTGTGGTAGTGGATAGCCTAGACAGTGATTTGCTTAGAGATGCAATAGAGCAGGTTCGGTTGATTCAGGGTAGGTTGTTGATAGCTCAGAGTCTCcaaaagagttatgctgataggcAGGTTCGACCTTTGGTGTTCATGGTTGGTAACCAG GTAATTTCCCTTGATTCTGTGGAGATGAGCCCAGTTTTGAACTATGAGGAAGAACCAGTGGCTATTCTATATAGACATGTTAggaagttgaggactaaggagataACTTTGATGAAGGTTTTGTGGTTGCATCGGCTTATGAGAGAGGCTACTGGGGAGATAGAATTAGACATGCGGGCCCATTGCCCTCATCTTTTTAAGACTCCAG GTGGAACCCTTCATGTTCGCAGTGCTAGATCCCGCGGTCACAATGAGGTGACCCTTGCAATGTTATCACGATCGCGATGGGTCCTTCCACGATCATGA